Proteins encoded in a region of the Pseudomonas syringae KCTC 12500 genome:
- a CDS encoding cytochrome b, which translates to MQWRNSATCFGGLAKFFHWTSAASFIAAYIVVYYVIWFMDDTSPESLPVLNIHWVLGLLVGFLVLPRLLWRLLDMQPDNPPGSALEHVLAHVAHGGLYGLMIAMPLTGYLGTGAPTDFGLFSMTGFNETKLFAWFSVTFSLSYEAFEAPIDTVHHFLGKWVAWVVVSLHVLAALFHHLVRRDSVLRRMLPWSSLPKAS; encoded by the coding sequence ATGCAATGGCGCAATAGCGCGACCTGTTTTGGTGGCCTTGCCAAATTTTTTCACTGGACGAGCGCGGCTTCATTTATCGCGGCTTACATCGTCGTCTATTACGTTATCTGGTTCATGGATGACACCTCGCCGGAGTCTTTGCCAGTGCTCAATATTCATTGGGTGCTTGGCCTGCTAGTCGGTTTTCTAGTGTTGCCCAGGTTGCTATGGCGATTGCTGGACATGCAGCCGGATAACCCGCCCGGTTCGGCGTTGGAACACGTACTCGCGCACGTTGCGCACGGGGGACTCTATGGTCTGATGATTGCGATGCCGCTAACGGGCTACTTGGGCACGGGGGCACCTACTGACTTCGGACTGTTCAGCATGACAGGCTTCAATGAAACCAAGCTATTCGCCTGGTTCAGTGTCACATTCAGTTTAAGCTATGAAGCGTTTGAGGCTCCGATAGATACTGTTCATCATTTCCTTGGGAAGTGGGTTGCCTGGGTCGTGGTGAGCCTGCATGTGTTAGCTGCGCTCTTCCATCACCTGGTACGCCGCGACAGTGTTTTGAGACGTATGCTGCCTTGGTCAAGCCTGCCTAAAGCGTCATGA
- a CDS encoding McrB family protein: protein MPSLNQIFFGPPGTGKTYATVEATLQILDQPFLARNLDNRSALKARFDELLAAGDVRFVTFHQSFSYEDFVEGLRATTDEQGQIRYEVVSGVFKSLCESIASELSGKYRAFKVGDRYGTGYKVTRATPDVVEIEKPQGKHLPIGMSLLNTLASYVDAGTFTIEELGNGRWDKKVPGSILDPFLVNGYKNFLPSMVEHMLGKSEEGLFEPAPIQHSDAKVLIIDEINRGNVSRIFGELITLIEPSKRAGASEALEVTLPYSKERFSIPSNIHLIGTMNTSDRSLAALDIALRRRFTFVEVPPTPELLEDIEVDGIAIDELLSVMNQRIAVLLDQDHCLGHAYFMPLESDPTLERLAGIFQEQILPLLQEYFFEDWQRIQWVLNDQRKAPENRFLIQPSQDLSVLFGDAVTLGQNNERWELNLPAFKNIESYLGVIDHNLSVSAPLEAKNVRTEGVDIRQAANGSIEVYRGGQQVKPAKPHLREIASKHGLSITSASGIKLNTRSLGRKIIKFLSEQQR, encoded by the coding sequence ATGCCTTCGCTCAATCAGATTTTCTTCGGTCCGCCCGGTACGGGGAAAACCTACGCCACAGTCGAAGCGACATTGCAGATACTTGACCAGCCTTTTCTTGCTAGAAACCTTGATAACCGATCAGCGCTGAAAGCTCGATTTGACGAGCTGCTTGCAGCAGGTGATGTGCGCTTTGTGACCTTTCATCAGAGCTTCAGCTACGAAGACTTTGTTGAAGGGCTTCGCGCTACGACTGATGAGCAAGGCCAGATCCGTTACGAAGTGGTCTCAGGCGTTTTCAAAAGCCTCTGCGAGTCAATTGCGAGTGAACTGAGCGGAAAATACCGAGCATTCAAAGTCGGTGATCGCTACGGCACAGGCTACAAAGTGACCCGCGCCACACCTGACGTCGTTGAGATAGAGAAGCCTCAAGGTAAGCACCTTCCCATAGGTATGAGTTTGCTAAATACGCTCGCTTCTTATGTGGACGCAGGCACCTTCACTATCGAAGAACTGGGCAATGGTCGCTGGGACAAGAAAGTGCCGGGTTCCATCCTTGATCCGTTCTTGGTGAATGGCTACAAGAATTTCCTGCCGTCGATGGTCGAACACATGCTGGGTAAAAGCGAGGAGGGCTTATTTGAGCCTGCCCCTATTCAGCATAGCGATGCCAAAGTGCTGATCATTGATGAGATCAACCGAGGCAACGTCTCGCGCATCTTCGGCGAGCTGATTACCCTTATTGAACCTTCCAAGCGTGCGGGCGCCTCAGAGGCTCTTGAGGTTACGCTGCCTTACTCGAAAGAGCGCTTCAGCATCCCGAGCAACATTCACTTGATCGGCACCATGAACACATCTGACCGATCATTGGCCGCACTTGATATTGCCCTGCGTCGTCGCTTCACGTTCGTTGAGGTGCCTCCTACCCCGGAGTTGCTTGAAGACATAGAGGTTGATGGCATCGCTATCGACGAATTGCTCAGTGTGATGAACCAGCGCATAGCCGTCCTGCTTGATCAAGATCATTGCCTGGGGCACGCGTACTTCATGCCTCTTGAGAGCGATCCGACATTGGAGCGGCTGGCAGGCATTTTTCAAGAGCAAATCCTGCCGCTACTTCAGGAGTATTTCTTCGAAGATTGGCAGCGTATCCAGTGGGTCCTCAACGACCAACGCAAAGCTCCAGAAAATAGGTTCTTGATCCAGCCGAGCCAAGACCTCAGCGTGCTGTTTGGAGATGCTGTCACTTTGGGGCAGAACAACGAACGTTGGGAATTGAATCTGCCTGCATTCAAGAATATCGAGTCATATCTGGGTGTGATCGATCACAACCTGAGCGTCAGCGCGCCGCTGGAAGCGAAGAACGTCAGAACGGAAGGCGTAGACATACGACAAGCCGCTAATGGCAGTATTGAGGTCTATCGTGGAGGTCAGCAGGTCAAACCTGCCAAGCCACATTTGCGAGAGATTGCCAGCAAACATGGCCTATCTATTACATCAGCGTCGGGCATCAAGCTGAACACGCGGAGCCTCGGGCGTAAGATCATCAAGTTCCTTAGCGAACAGCAAAGGTGA
- a CDS encoding McrC family protein, translating into MKTTVTVREYARLTTSNVLSPTLDVAQVSPSAFDRLCEISSRFSKAGAALVQVEGRRWLKLDNYVGALETPCGTRIEILPKHFEQGDCIQQSRALLRRMIQKSLDLPTRKVGATALQRFDAPLTEWVMSSFLEALDHLIKRGLRFDYQRVEEEQRYLRGQLNTARQMRQPPGRQHHFQIRHDVFLPDRAENRLLKTALDTVCKTTQDPSNWRLSHELRSLLLEIPNSRDATQDFKQWRHDRLMAHYQPVKPWCELIIQQQTPLAIAGEWQGMSLLFPMEKLFERYVAACLKDSLPPGATLHTQRSSEYLCTHQDKKVFQLRPDLMITQGEKSWVLDTKWKRLDSELGSKNYGLSQADFYQLFAYGQKYLNGQGDLVLIYPKRASFQEALPVFEFSEGLRLWVVPFDIETGCLISGVLHLQVFS; encoded by the coding sequence GTGAAAACCACCGTAACGGTCCGGGAATATGCTCGGCTGACAACCAGCAATGTTCTTAGCCCGACGCTCGACGTAGCCCAGGTATCGCCTTCAGCTTTCGACAGGCTCTGTGAAATCAGTTCTCGCTTTAGCAAAGCGGGTGCGGCACTGGTTCAAGTTGAAGGCCGCCGCTGGCTTAAGCTCGATAATTACGTTGGCGCGCTGGAGACACCCTGCGGTACGCGTATCGAAATCCTGCCTAAGCATTTTGAACAAGGCGACTGCATCCAGCAAAGCCGTGCGCTGCTCAGGCGCATGATTCAGAAGTCATTAGACCTGCCTACCCGCAAGGTCGGCGCAACCGCCTTACAGCGTTTCGATGCGCCGTTGACCGAATGGGTGATGAGCAGCTTTTTGGAAGCGCTCGACCACCTCATCAAGCGCGGCCTTCGCTTCGACTACCAACGTGTCGAAGAGGAGCAGCGTTATCTGCGTGGCCAGCTCAATACTGCCCGCCAAATGCGCCAACCTCCTGGCCGACAGCACCACTTCCAAATTCGTCACGACGTATTCCTGCCCGATCGGGCCGAGAACCGCCTTCTCAAAACAGCGTTAGATACCGTTTGTAAAACCACTCAAGACCCCAGTAACTGGCGTCTCTCCCACGAACTGCGTTCACTGTTGCTAGAGATCCCAAACAGCCGAGACGCCACTCAAGATTTCAAGCAGTGGCGCCACGACCGGCTCATGGCCCATTACCAGCCTGTAAAGCCTTGGTGCGAACTCATCATCCAGCAGCAAACACCACTGGCGATTGCGGGCGAATGGCAGGGCATGAGCTTACTGTTCCCGATGGAGAAGCTGTTTGAACGCTACGTGGCTGCGTGCCTGAAAGATTCACTGCCGCCAGGCGCTACGCTGCATACCCAGCGCAGCAGTGAGTATCTGTGCACTCATCAGGACAAAAAGGTCTTTCAACTACGGCCCGATCTAATGATTACTCAGGGGGAGAAGAGCTGGGTTCTGGACACCAAATGGAAGCGGCTGGACAGCGAGCTGGGTAGCAAAAATTATGGCCTTAGCCAGGCTGATTTTTATCAGTTGTTTGCGTATGGGCAGAAGTATTTGAACGGGCAGGGGGATCTGGTGCTGATTTACCCGAAACGTGCTTCGTTTCAGGAGGCGTTGCCGGTTTTTGAGTTTTCGGAGGGGCTGCGGTTGTGGGTGGTACCGTTTGATATCGAGACGGGATGTTTGATATCAGGTGTGCTGCATTTACAGGTCTTTTCGTAA
- a CDS encoding TetR/AcrR family transcriptional regulator, translating into MQQQRRTRAGMIEQTRAKLVAAARQAFASQGFAHTSMDDFTAEVSLTRGAIYHHFGNKEGLLLAVIEQIETEVGERLQAISDAAPSPWEAFRRRCRAYLELALEPEIRRIILQDARAIFGDVPQAAQSLGIAALQAALDGLIAEGVVAPLHTTVTARMIYGAVTEASFWIAEPDGDIEARLAQALEGLERLLSGLLNS; encoded by the coding sequence ATGCAGCAACAACGCCGTACGCGCGCCGGAATGATTGAGCAAACTCGCGCCAAACTGGTAGCAGCCGCCCGGCAGGCATTTGCCAGCCAGGGCTTCGCCCATACTTCAATGGATGATTTCACCGCCGAAGTCAGTCTGACGAGGGGGGCGATCTATCACCATTTTGGCAATAAGGAAGGATTGCTACTCGCAGTCATCGAGCAGATCGAGACCGAGGTGGGCGAACGCCTTCAGGCAATTTCGGACGCGGCACCTTCTCCGTGGGAGGCCTTCCGTCGACGTTGTCGCGCCTATCTTGAACTGGCACTGGAGCCGGAAATCCGCCGGATTATCTTGCAGGATGCACGTGCCATCTTCGGTGATGTTCCGCAAGCCGCTCAGTCATTGGGCATTGCCGCACTGCAAGCCGCGCTCGACGGACTGATTGCCGAAGGTGTCGTGGCACCGCTGCACACAACCGTGACAGCCCGAATGATCTATGGCGCTGTCACCGAAGCATCGTTCTGGATCGCAGAACCTGATGGCGACATTGAGGCACGTTTGGCCCAAGCACTTGAAGGCTTGGAACGGCTACTAAGCGGTCTGCTTAATAGCTAA
- a CDS encoding response regulator: MHVLLCEDDELIASGIVAGLHAQGLNLDRVGSASAAHAILDAAQFDVMILDLGLPDEDGISLLRSLRSRGHNIPVLILTARDDVDDRVKGLHAGADDYMVKPFDLRELFARLHTLVRRAAGRTVNHIEHGILTYDPSTRETWLSGTAIDLSRREQAVLLALLNNPGRVLSLEQLKDSVYGFTDEVESNALNVHIFHLRRKLGGQIIETVRGSGYRLGVASSLQSCCS, from the coding sequence ATGCACGTGCTGCTTTGTGAAGATGACGAGCTTATTGCCAGTGGCATCGTCGCTGGTTTGCATGCTCAAGGCCTTAACCTTGACCGCGTTGGCTCAGCCTCTGCGGCTCATGCGATCTTAGATGCGGCGCAGTTTGACGTGATGATTCTTGATCTGGGGTTGCCCGATGAAGACGGTATCAGCCTTTTGAGATCCTTACGAAGTCGAGGGCATAACATCCCGGTGTTGATTTTGACCGCACGTGATGACGTGGATGATCGGGTCAAGGGGCTCCACGCTGGAGCTGATGACTACATGGTAAAGCCATTCGACCTTAGGGAACTCTTTGCTCGATTACATACGTTGGTTCGTCGCGCTGCAGGACGAACGGTAAACCACATCGAACATGGCATTCTCACTTACGACCCCAGTACGCGGGAAACCTGGCTATCTGGCACTGCCATAGACCTTTCGCGTCGTGAACAAGCAGTGCTTTTGGCCCTCCTGAACAATCCAGGGCGTGTTCTCTCGCTTGAGCAACTAAAAGATAGCGTGTACGGGTTCACTGATGAGGTCGAGAGCAATGCACTTAATGTCCATATTTTTCATCTAAGGCGAAAATTGGGAGGGCAAATCATCGAGACGGTTAGAGGCTCAGGGTATCGATTAGGCGTTGCCTCTTCACTCCAGAGTTGCTGTTCATGA
- a CDS encoding BRO-N domain-containing protein codes for MLSKLFRASARQRREVCAGFTPTPFHRHKRQLLALLLENQPWFSARDLGRMIGWPLNERTLRKLDADQHRMITLDLHGEAQSELMVSESGAYAMMVHHYHAENRGLRQWLTHEVVPALRDGQVPFDDCTPNLSMLQWPGLSVSMLHWHSEPWIRLRDMPMLLAHPQMQVEARPRSLGRPWWRAVLPASRLG; via the coding sequence ATGTTAAGCAAACTATTTCGGGCAAGTGCCCGTCAGCGGCGCGAGGTGTGTGCCGGCTTCACCCCAACCCCCTTCCACCGCCACAAACGCCAACTCCTCGCCCTCCTCCTCGAAAACCAACCCTGGTTCAGCGCCCGCGATCTGGGTCGCATGATCGGCTGGCCATTGAACGAGCGGACGCTGCGCAAGCTGGACGCTGACCAGCACCGCATGATCACGCTCGACCTACACGGCGAAGCACAATCAGAGCTGATGGTCAGTGAGTCGGGGGCGTACGCGATGATGGTGCATCACTATCACGCGGAGAATCGTGGGTTACGACAGTGGCTTACCCATGAGGTGGTGCCTGCGTTGCGGGATGGGCAGGTGCCGTTCGATGACTGCACGCCGAACCTGAGCATGCTGCAGTGGCCGGGGTTGTCGGTGAGTATGTTGCACTGGCACAGCGAGCCGTGGATACGGTTGCGGGATATGCCGATGCTGTTGGCGCACCCGCAGATGCAGGTTGAGGCGCGGCCGCGCAGTTTAGGCAGGCCCTGGTGGCGGGCGGTTTTGCCTGCTTCTCGGCTGGGTTGA
- a CDS encoding multidrug effflux MFS transporter has protein sequence MDTPQHTVGFKAAASLALITILGPSAIDMYLAAMPQMTKDLNTDYATMQLTLTVFLLAMGAGQLVFGPVIDALGRRRPLLAGLAAFILASLWASLSESMGAMLLARFFQGLSVALVLVIAMSSVRDLSSGIRATQLFALLVTIQGAAPILAPAFGGIINVHFGWRAVMLALAIVGVLALLNSSVCLPETLAREKRTPFRPASVFGTYRRLVADKRFILPALALSSVFFFLFGYVGGASFVYQSGYALRSDIFGFVFGGTGVAMMLGAMTGSRLASRCSASLMALLGVAMMSGGSALALLAVYVGADLYGIVPALFIAVFGFGIAEPSLMSIAMASQERALGATAALLGASTHILGSLATPLAGSLAQIGAHAWLALLLAAALVSLALVFISVRSVSKKVIPVQ, from the coding sequence ATGGATACCCCACAGCACACCGTCGGCTTCAAGGCAGCAGCCTCTCTGGCCTTGATCACAATACTTGGGCCCTCGGCCATCGATATGTACTTGGCGGCCATGCCCCAGATGACCAAGGACCTGAATACTGACTACGCCACCATGCAGCTGACGTTGACGGTGTTTTTATTGGCAATGGGCGCGGGACAGCTCGTGTTCGGGCCGGTTATCGACGCGCTAGGCCGCCGACGCCCTTTGCTGGCGGGCCTGGCGGCGTTCATCCTGGCTTCGTTATGGGCATCCTTAAGCGAGTCGATGGGCGCCATGCTGCTCGCTCGATTCTTTCAGGGGCTGTCTGTTGCGCTGGTGCTCGTTATCGCCATGAGCTCGGTGCGCGACCTCTCCAGCGGCATTCGTGCCACGCAGCTCTTCGCTCTGCTCGTGACCATACAGGGTGCCGCCCCGATACTCGCACCGGCATTCGGCGGCATCATCAATGTGCACTTCGGATGGCGAGCCGTGATGCTGGCGCTGGCCATTGTCGGTGTGTTGGCTTTGTTAAACTCCAGTGTTTGCCTACCGGAAACCTTAGCCAGAGAAAAGCGCACGCCGTTCAGGCCTGCCAGTGTGTTCGGCACCTATCGGCGTCTTGTTGCGGATAAGCGATTTATCCTTCCTGCTCTGGCCCTTTCATCCGTGTTTTTCTTTTTGTTTGGCTACGTCGGTGGTGCATCTTTTGTGTACCAAAGTGGCTACGCCTTGCGTTCAGACATCTTCGGCTTTGTATTCGGCGGCACGGGCGTGGCTATGATGTTGGGTGCAATGACCGGTAGCCGTTTGGCCAGCAGATGCTCGGCGAGCCTGATGGCACTGCTTGGAGTTGCCATGATGAGCGGCGGTTCAGCGCTGGCACTGCTCGCCGTGTACGTAGGTGCAGATCTTTATGGCATCGTCCCAGCGCTATTCATCGCTGTTTTCGGTTTTGGGATCGCCGAACCATCACTCATGTCCATTGCGATGGCCTCACAAGAACGAGCGTTAGGTGCCACTGCCGCTTTGTTAGGTGCCAGCACGCACATTCTAGGTTCGCTTGCTACACCGTTGGCCGGCTCTCTCGCACAGATCGGCGCGCATGCATGGTTGGCTTTGCTGCTTGCGGCTGCGTTGGTGAGCCTTGCTCTTGTTTTCATTAGTGTCCGTAGCGTGAGCAAAAAAGTCATACCCGTACAGTGA
- a CDS encoding ATP-binding protein, whose translation MSLRLRLSLILGVAFVAVWTLAATWMFQDVRSQMMYSLDQRLVASARMVAGLVAQLPQPLSSKDHGAHFSADQLGIPDGMACEVSSLRGEILASNRNNTGTVIASPNGGFYDQVIDGEHWRSFTLVQDDVRITTADREQEREQLNHSVLLSASMPVLVALLSCVATLWLGIGKGLAPLNRMRDELRKRNIDSLEPLHLQMLPCELKPLLETQNHLLMRISRAIERERRLTGDAAHELRSPLTAIKTHLQVAQMTSGKAQCLALSRAEQGTDRLHSTLEQLLLLARVEGSLSFDDGSQCGVEQVVSLAVQDATSSTERIVQTFQFVRPLACLDIPAVLAVAALRNLLDNALRHSPANTQVVVSVTDDSGFALVTVKNVSAEMSQDNIHLLTERFWRGSSSTGCGLGLAIVQAIVERCGCTLKFTTTSQYFEVALGMPLVPAKGESYEKTCKCSTPDIKHPVSISNGTTHNRSPSENSKTGNAS comes from the coding sequence ATGAGCCTGCGTTTACGCTTAAGTCTGATACTGGGTGTTGCTTTCGTCGCGGTCTGGACACTCGCTGCGACCTGGATGTTCCAAGATGTACGTAGCCAAATGATGTACTCACTGGATCAGCGACTTGTGGCATCAGCACGAATGGTTGCGGGTTTGGTCGCCCAGTTGCCTCAACCTTTGTCCAGCAAAGATCACGGGGCTCATTTCAGCGCCGATCAGTTGGGCATCCCCGATGGCATGGCGTGTGAGGTCAGTTCGTTACGCGGGGAAATTTTGGCAAGTAACCGCAACAATACTGGCACTGTCATCGCCAGTCCCAACGGTGGTTTTTATGACCAAGTGATCGATGGAGAGCATTGGAGAAGTTTCACGCTTGTGCAGGACGACGTTCGCATCACGACGGCTGACCGCGAGCAAGAGCGTGAGCAACTGAATCACTCCGTCCTGCTATCAGCATCAATGCCAGTATTGGTAGCGCTTTTGTCCTGCGTCGCGACGCTTTGGTTGGGAATAGGTAAGGGCCTGGCGCCACTCAATCGTATGCGCGACGAATTGAGAAAGCGCAACATCGACTCCCTTGAACCACTGCACCTTCAGATGCTTCCTTGTGAGTTAAAGCCTTTGCTGGAAACTCAAAATCACTTGTTGATGCGTATCAGCCGGGCAATCGAGCGTGAACGCCGCCTGACGGGTGATGCAGCACATGAATTACGTAGTCCATTGACGGCCATTAAGACCCATTTGCAGGTTGCGCAAATGACTTCAGGGAAAGCGCAGTGCTTGGCGTTGAGCCGAGCCGAGCAAGGTACTGATCGTCTGCATAGCACGCTTGAGCAATTGCTTCTGTTGGCCAGGGTTGAAGGCAGTCTGTCATTTGATGATGGAAGTCAATGCGGTGTCGAACAGGTCGTTTCGTTAGCTGTTCAGGATGCAACGTCCAGCACAGAGCGGATAGTTCAGACCTTTCAGTTTGTAAGACCCTTGGCGTGCCTGGATATACCGGCCGTACTTGCCGTGGCTGCGCTTCGCAACCTACTTGATAATGCGCTGCGCCACAGCCCAGCAAATACGCAGGTGGTCGTTAGCGTGACCGACGATAGCGGGTTCGCGTTGGTGACGGTTAAGAACGTGAGCGCTGAGATGTCACAAGATAATATTCATCTCCTGACCGAGCGATTTTGGCGCGGTAGCTCAAGTACTGGCTGCGGTCTTGGCCTCGCCATCGTGCAAGCTATAGTCGAGAGATGCGGGTGCACATTAAAATTCACAACCACCAGTCAGTATTTCGAGGTGGCGCTAGGCATGCCTTTGGTACCCGCCAAAGGGGAAAGTTACGAAAAGACCTGTAAATGCAGCACACCTGATATCAAACATCCCGTCTCGATATCAAACGGTACCACCCACAACCGCAGCCCCTCCGAAAACTCAAAAACCGGCAACGCCTCCTGA